aaCTCAGATTAACCTTGCCATACCAATTACTTATATCTTAAAACCAGGGTTACCCTATAAAagtcaaactagaaaaaatcacaaaacctaATTCTCATTCAACTAAACGATGAGGGATGGAAATGaatacaaatttaattaaaaaaaggatgcgaaacaaaaaaaatatcaataaaaagaatgactTGTGTCTTAAAACCATGGTTACCCAATAGAAggcaaactagaaaaaattacaaaacctaATTTCCAATCAACTTAATGActagagatgaaattgaagacaaattcaattacaaaagggatacaaaataaaacaaataacaataaaaagaatatagatagaatttgacttaaaaataaaatgacaggACCCTTTATATTTTGGAGAGAATGCATGCAAAAAACCAAGAATAAAAGAGACAAGatagaggagaaaaaaagaagaagaaagggtcACCATGAACCTCCACCGATTACATGTGATGTGCCGCTCGAAAGGCCTCATTAAGTCGTTTCCACCACTACCAAGGAAAGAAGTGTTTTGACACCAGAGAAAGTTGCACACACTGTCAAAGCACAATGTATGTGCTAGCATGTGTGATGCATGTGTTAGCCATTTTGCCACTGTCTATTGGATCAAGtcccatatatattttttttcaaatctgaTTTCTCAAGTTTTAATTGCATTGAGCATCAACCGCCGATCAAAATTTTTACTCGGCATTTTAAGATCTCCATATCTAAGCAACCAAAAAACATAGTTAAGTCCATcccaaattaactcaatattaaatgatcaaattgaaaaaaaaaatcgagtggccaaaaaaatattgaattgaacaTTTCCGTCAATTCAATCCTTTATTCTAGAAAGAAAAAGGGTTTgtatatttgtttgttatttaaacTCGATCCCAattactctaatttttttatatcaataaaatttcatttaattttgccAAACTGAGCATCAACTGagtgattaatttgttttatttcaattaagttAGTCAAGGAAAAAGGTATATCAATCTTAGATAATGTCACTTGAGAAACTAGAAATGTTAAAGACTAAACGATGCTTGAGTTTCCCAGATGAGATATTAAAAGGACAACTAAAGTGTTTATAGTGAAGTTTCTAATTTGAGGGATATTTGTTTTATACGTCATTCAACTTGGTGCCAATCTttactgataatttttttatccttcctaATTTTAAGCTTTGctcaaacttctttttttattgtattcacCACATCCATGAAATGGGTTAACAAATTACCAATCAATTATTCAAAGTATAGAGATTAAATAAGTTaacaaaattagatttgatctttttcTCTAATATAAAAAGGTAAATTCATGTTATCATTCAATGCCATCTAAGAGTGTATTCCTTAACtaactcattattttttttcttcatactTTGAAAGTTGAACTTGTTTCAGGCCACTTACATGTTAAACTTATATTGGCAAGATTTGttcatttcttaattttgtttctatataaatttttaaaccatGTCAAGACAACACCACTCAAACTTTCATGTTCCATGTGACATGTTTGAATTTTCAAGAGTCATAGAGATGTGCTATGAAGTGCATATTTctatagtattatttttattagaggGCCCTTTCTAAGATAGCCTAGTTTGAAGGGTTTGTTTAAGCAAGCTAATGAGTTTAGGTATCTCGTTTCTTATTTGTTCCATATTATTTTGGTAGTTTTGCTTCAAGAGATATTTCTCTTAATTCTTTATGACTCTAGGATGattgaaatttcaaaatattatttctatttgtttcataaaaaaaaactaaaaaataacctacataaaataaatattcatatggaaaaaaaatctaattgaatATAACAATATAGGGAGGAACCCTAAGAGAAGGTTTTAGTCATGTGTGGGTAGGTTGACTAACTAAATTACTTCTAAAAAGGTCCTCAATGCTCATTAATAGACTTTAATAGGTTGAATCAAGGCCAACAAGGTGAAAGAGTATTGACCAGGACCAAAATTTTTTGGTTTACCGATTGCGATCAAACAATCTATCTATAAGAATTTGATGATTTCACGAGTGTTACCCAAGTCAATGACCTATTTGGACATCACTAGTTTCCCagtgtaacaaaaaaaaaatgtgtgaaaaagaaaagtattttttaggtGCATGAACATAACTCCATATCCAACCTAGACAAAAGGATAGGGTGTATGAAATACAAGTacacaaaaacatttatataaaataaaacaataagcatataagaattaatttagataAATAATCATAACAAAGACATTCAGAACATGAATCAAAGCGTAACAACATATATTATCATAAAACCAAgcaaacaaagcttagtcctaaAAAGTATTCTTGGCAGTCGCCATTATATCACATGAGGCATCTCTGTGAACTATATGTTAAAAGggtaaaactagaaaaaagaaGTCACCTCTTAATTTTATGGTAACTAAAAACTCTAACTAATCTTCAAAGTTTTGTAGATAAATGGTTAGttatgttaaaaagaaaaatcaaaatcatcctAAAACATCATATTTAAGGTAAgctacttgtttatttttaattataaaagtaCCTATTGTATATGCATGCTAATGTTTTGCCTAAACTAGTATACATGTTTTGGTTATTGAAGGTATGAGGCTAATAAGGTTTAGAGCAGTGATTTGAGACTTGGGCCTATTAATAAGGCCCAATCCTTACCTTTTGAACATGGACCTTGGACCCAAGTGGATATTCATGGTTTATTAGGCTTTGACCTATTTTCTTGTGTCATGGTCAACCTTGGGCTGGGGCTttgatgttttctttaattatattcaaaataagcTTGAAGGCCACCATTTGCTCTCAATGAGCCTATATGAGATCGTGTCGATTCAATCCAAAATCACTCTATGTATTAAATGAAAGAAATGCAAAATAAGATTCACACACATCTCATTAACCTATTTACCATGCAATATTTGAGAAATAACCTAATTAGGATTTACAATTCTtaggttgattttgaattataagaaaaagaatacaaacaaaaaaagaatacaaataaaaaacattgacaTTGATATTTACATGCACAAATTCATTTACCCTTAATGCGAtatcttaaaaaacaacctaatTAAGATTTACAATTCCCAAAtcgattttacaaaaaaaaaaatcacacaaaaaaagcAAACATACAAAAATGTATAAGCTACATTTatatttacaatataaaaatcatttaccCTCAATATGATATTTGAGGAGAAACCTAATAAGAATTTACAACTTTTAGGCTGagagttatgaaaaataaataaattaaacaatatacctaaatcaacaaaaaaacaacaataaaaacaaattcactcATCAATCAAGCCAAACgtaaattcataataattaaaaaaatatataaaaaaaatcaatcaaaataaactattcactatgttaaaaatttaaaaagacctTTGAAAACAACTAAAGTCGATTGGAAGCTCCTAAAAGTTGGATCATTAATGATGATGCATGAGTCTTATGCATGGATAGATGATTTAGGTTGTGATATGTCTTTTCACTCACTAACAATATGGGGTCAAGTGCTTTAATAGATCAACATGTTATGACCGAGTTAGTTCAGGCACGAGAATAACGAGATATTGTTGTTATACCACTCGTCTAGTGTGGTGGCTAGTAAGGTAGTCAGGTtttgattatgaaaaaaaatattgataatgttTGTGGCTAAGGATAAGAGAAGGTTGTTATTGGCTTTGtgttgaagagaaaaatgaaatgtGGTGACTTGATATGGCTTAGTAGTGTGGTGATGTCAATAACATTGTCTCAGAGGAAGAAAGGGGTAGTCAAGGTTTTGATTTCTTAATCGAcaaggttatttatttatttatttgttgtttatagggaatttttcttctctcttttttttttttttggtgaaatggtgctaggttttttttccttgtatttttctATGTATGGTCTACTTATTAAAAacctaaatagaaaaaataatattaaatctttatattatttattgctTGAACTAggatttctttataatttttcaattttacttgATTCTcctattcatttattttttttcttatatgcaTGATCTtctattataatatttgattcaTTGTCATCGTAGGCCCTCTTTTCTTCCTTATTCATCGTTTCACtccctcctctttctctcttttttttaatttattattttgaaaaaaatattaaaaatgagggTTAAAAAATGGGTTATCACATCTAATATAAAGAATCTATATAGGAgtcaaatttgatatttaaataaaactcaaatattaTACCAATATAAATACATCATCTTACTACTTGAAAAGATATTTAGTCCCATGCAATTTTTTTCTACATTATAttcaatttatctttatttacaACTTTTGCTtgctttatttatctttttttactttcattttattttttttattttttttcatctattcttttttttttcatcttttttttttttatctattcttGTTATTATGTGGTGTGGCTTAGATTAGATATacttttttcaagtttgaaatCTTGAAACACCTATGAGGCTACTACCTACCTCTACTTATAATTCAATTCTCGATTATAGTTTCTTcttgttgaaaagaaaaaataattaacagaTATTAAAAATTGGTTAGCTAATTAGTCAACAATCATAGCAGAATTATCACCTACCTTTGCACAAGCATTCAGCCATCCTCCTATATGAAGGAGACTTGCTTGCAAGTACCGTTTAAATTGTAATGCAAAAATTGTCCTGCAATGCAATGATGAGGATTttcaaattctttatttttttatatatatatttttaatattaatacatcaaaacaatttaaaaatataaaaaaatatatttttttaaaaaatcagaatttATTTAACTCTCAATTAAAACATAACTCCTATTTGAAAcacaatttcaatttgaaattataatagcatttgaaatataatttgattctgatactagaattgaaaaaataaataaataaaaatgagagcTGCTTCTTTGTTAAACATGAACAAATGCTTTAGTTCTGAAGAGGAGTGAGACTTGGCGGCATATCGTAATTCAATTAGTGATGCATTTGCAGGATGTACTGCTTGCAGCAGGCATCAACAGGTGGCCAAATCAGCGTGTTCTCCGCATCAGCAACATCTATCTATGAAACCTAAAGCTTGTAAAGGAGAGTCGTAATAAATCCATTCTGTGTTTGAATTCGCTTGGCCACTACAGCATAATCATGTAAAAGATGATTATCAAAATTATCCTTCTTTCTAACCATTAATCAAGTGGCAACATTTAAGTCTGACAAACTATGTCGTATTAGGTCAATAAAAAGATTCCAGCTACCTTGGCTATTTTCAATCTTCTTTACTGCCAGTAATGCTCATGAGATATTGATTCAAATGCTGGCCAAAAGTTTTTGTTGAGAATAACTCAGCAACATGCTTCCTGGCCTCTCCACCCATTCTGCTTGCCATCTGAGGATCCTGAATGAGTTTAGCCATCGCCAAAGAGAAATCTTCAGGGGTAGGGTCACAAAGAAATCCTGTTTCTGCATCCTTAACAGTCTCCACAGGGCCCCCACTATTGCATGCAATTACAGGCTTATGGGCTGCCATTGCCTCCAATGGGACGATGCCAAAGTGTTCATCCTACATTTATtgaacaattaatataaaacccTCTTTTCATCTCAAAGTATGATCAATGTTATAGACTAGTGAAAGGGATCAGACCTTTGGAGTATAAATGACACACAGGCACTGTGAAAGAAGTTTATTTCTCTCAGCTGTTGAGCAGGACGTAACGAAGCTAATCCGAGATGAGACTCCTTCCCTTTCAGCCAGGTGTTTAAGTTCATCCAGGTATTCAACATTCTCTCGCAGTCGACTATCATATCCACCTGAAAGATATATTACAAGCAAGCACTTAATGAGCAAAGTTGGGGTATTACCATTTAAACACGTCTAATTTGTCTTCCCTACAAATCAAGTTAATATTCCAATAGCCccatctcaaaaaaataaaaaatcccctTGTcatctcatgaaaaaatttgcaTATTTCACTCTGTTACAAGAAAATCTGCATTTTGCAGAACACAGCCTTCATAGCATATTTTATATCCATTCCACcctttaaaaaaatgcaatagaaaattgaaaagtaattaTGTAAAGTGTGATTTCAATCTTAAAAGTCTTTAGTGAAGGTGCATGTATTCCCCAGTCCCTCCCTTCCTCTTTTTTCAAGAGAGGAAGGTACATGGCCCTTTCTGCAACAAGCATAAGGGGATAAAGAAAACACTGCATCCCAAGTACAAAAACCATTTTCCATATTCATCAATATATGAAATTCTTTGGTAATGTAACCCAGGAAAGAAGCAGATTGAGACTTGCCTGCAATGGTCAAAGTAGCTTCATTTAGTTTTTGACTTTGAAGGGCATGTTCCTCAAGGTTGTGAAGTTTGGCAAAGGCAGAAACTGCCAATTCTATgttctttttcctttcaaagCGATTTATCGAGAGAAAATTCAACCTATGCCACATGAAACAGATAAGAATAAGATTCAGAACTACTGGTGGGAAAAATGCAATGGAAGAAATTCTTCCATGACATTTCAAGAGCATGCCTAGAGTTACAAGATGCAAGAGATATACAATAATTTTCGTTACTTATAAGAATGAGGTTCATCGAATTGGTCCACATTAACAGCAGGATAAAGAACAGCAGGTCGGATTCCCTGTGCATGAAGACGCTTGAATGTATTTGCAAAGGTAGATGCAGTGAATTTGCTGTTAACAAGTATCATATCAGCCATGCCTGCAGTCCCCAAGAGCAGTTAATGAGAATTGGTAGGTTCAACTGGACCAAAGTTAACACTAAAAAGATATTtctggtaaagaaaaaaaagcagatAAATCGGAAACAGACCCGTTGTAATTTCTTCTACAAAGTCAATGGGTTTCCTGTACAACCTTCGGAGAACAGTTGTATGATGAGCAAGTAACAAATCTggaaaatgacaataaaaaaccaCCTGGATATACAGGACTAGAGTGTAAGAAACCTGAGGCTAAAACCTTTAAACAACAGTTCAGTTCATATCAAAGGCATAGAATATAATAccttcattgattttttaagtttcataAGTGGGATGACAACAGAAACCTGATCTGCCAGTATAACATCAAAAGATGGCCACAGGAATAACACGCAAAGGGCAACGAAAATGCACCGCAAATACGCGCACAAGGCATGAAAACGGTAGAATACATGCCGAGGCAGGAAGGAACCATAGACAGTAACAGGGAAGGTACCTGTACAGCCAGCCAATATATATGAATCAGGTGCATCATAGAATTTATCCAAATCAAATACAAGAAACATaccttgaagaagaagaaaatgaagataaaaacaaGTTACCGGAAACAGTTTCTTCAAAGCATCGGTTTTTATCATGATGAGCAGTGAAAATATGAACATCGTGGCCATGGGAGACAAGTTCAACGGCAGCATCGACTATTAATCTTTCGGCTCCACCtatgaatcattttaatatacaaaaaaaaggaGCTTCATTCTGGTTATTTAATTCCTTCTACCATACAAGCATTGAATTCTTTTACAAATCACACGATTGAATTAGCTtcgtaaaataaataaacaaaacaaatttctaaaattgaaaaaatggaGAGAAGGGGAGAAGAAATTTACCTATACCAAGATCTGGATGAATGATGGCAATCTTTAATTTTCTCTCCATTTCTTTGCTCCTCTTGATCTAATTCCAGCGATCAATCGTTAGGGGCCGCAGACTGCGTTGAGGAAGAGAAAGACGTCGTTTTATGCGTAAAAAGCGACTTGTCGTTTGACTATGagcagtaaaataataaaaagaaaaagaaaaggaaaaggaaagaaaggctCCGCTTCCGCCCCCTCTCGTATTAAAAACGAATACCGAAAGAAACAATTGATAGGAGGACTCTGTATCCAGTATAGGAGGACTAGAGATCACAATACAAGCGAATTCCTTGGGGACGATTGAGAAGATGACAATAGAAGAGGCAGCGGCAGGCCCTGCAGGCCCTAAGGTTCTCCGTCTGCTCTACTTTGTCGGCGCTGGATGTAAGTGCTGCTTAATTCATGcaatctatctatctatctatcatCCAACTCAAATCTACTTTTTGGGGGTTTATTTGGCAGTTATTTGCACAGTTGGAATCAACAAGTGGAGAGAAATCGAGCGAAAGTCAATCCTCGAACAACAGCAgcaagagaagaagatgaagagcgaTTTTCTGCCTCGAAGCTCCACAAATTCCGTGCAGAAGGCCATCAAATGATCATGTCTCTTCCTCAGGTGGTCCTTTCCTTTTGTGTCGCAGAATTTGTAGTAAATCAACTATTTTGTACTCGTAACAAAATAACTCTTAAACATTTAGGCAACACtcacttctttttatttgtgatttaatttcttgataaaatatatagttttggcTAATTTATTGCTGGCAACAAATGTCACAGAGAGTTTGGTTGTTCATTGTGAGAGCTGGCAACCTTCAATCCTGAAAATTTTGTATTTCGATCCAATTTCCTTTTGAGCTCAGTAACTTTTGATGCCTGTATGCTCATAtcaatttagatttatttatttatttattgctaaAAAGCTTGATTTAGTTAAATTTTGGATTTGACCTCTAATTGAAGAAGTCATAGCCGGGAGAGTGTTTTTGAAGGTTGAGCTAGGTGAATCTTTCTTTCCCAAGCTTTTTCCTAATGGACTGTCAAAAGCTTCATTTAAGCTTCCTTATATCATAATCCCTACTAAATA
This is a stretch of genomic DNA from Populus alba chromosome 11, ASM523922v2, whole genome shotgun sequence. It encodes these proteins:
- the LOC118038297 gene encoding uncharacterized protein, which translates into the protein MERKLKIAIIHPDLGIGGAERLIVDAAVELVSHGHDVHIFTAHHDKNRCFEETVSGTFPVTVYGSFLPRHVFYRFHALCAYLRCIFVALCVLFLWPSFDVILADQVSVVIPLMKLKKSMKVVFYCHFPDLLLAHHTTVLRRLYRKPIDFVEEITTGMADMILVNSKFTASTFANTFKRLHAQGIRPAVLYPAVNVDQFDEPHSYKLNFLSINRFERKKNIELAVSAFAKLHNLEEHALQSQKLNEATLTIAGGYDSRLRENVEYLDELKHLAEREGVSSRISFVTSCSTAERNKLLSQCLCVIYTPKDEHFGIVPLEAMAAHKPVIACNSGGPVETVKDAETGFLCDPTPEDFSLAMAKLIQDPQMASRMGGEARKHVAELFSTKTFGQHLNQYLMSITGSKED
- the LOC118038299 gene encoding uncharacterized protein produces the protein MTIEEAAAGPAGPKVLRLLYFVGAGFICTVGINKWREIERKSILEQQQQEKKMKSDFLPRSSTNSVQKAIK